From the Streptomyces sp. SN-593 genome, the window CCGTCACCGCGCAGAACTCGCTGGGCGTGCACGGCGCGTGGGAACTGCCCGCGGAGGCGGTCCGCGCCCAGTTCCGCGCGGTCGTCGACGACATCGGGGTGCAGGCGGTCAAGACCGGCATGCTCTCCTCCGCGGCGACCGCGGCCACCGTCGCCGACCTGCTGGCCGGCCTGGACCCGCGGGTGCCGGTGGTGGTCGACCCGGTCGCGGTCTCCAAGCACGGCAACGCGCTGCTGCTCGGGGAGGCCGTCGAGGTGGTCCGCTCCCGGCTGCTGCCGCGCGCCACGGTGGCCACCCCGAACCTCGACGAGGTGGCGCTGCTCACCGGCGTCCGGGTCGCGGACGAGGAGGGGATGCGCGCGGCGGCCCGCGCCATGCTCGGCCACGGCTCGCGCTGGGTGCTGGTCAAGGGCGGCCACCTGCCCGGCGCGCGGCACCGGGCCGAGGCGGCGGACCTGCTCTCCGACGGCCGCGAGGAGCACTGGTACCGCGCGCCGCGCTACGCCAACCCCCACACCCACGGCACCGGCTGCACCCTGGCCAGCGCCCTCGCGTCGTACCTGGTGCTCGGCCACGACGTGCCCGCCGCGGTCGGCCTGGCCAAGGAGTACGTCCGGGGCGCGATCGAGGCGGGCTTCCCGCTCGGCGCGGGGGTTGGCCCGGTCGACCACGGCTGGCGCGAGCGGGGCCGGGCGCACTGAAAAGCCGACCCACCGCGAGGTGGATCGGCTTCAGGTGGCCACCCAGGACTGCGCTGAGGTCAGCGCGTGACCTTGCCGGCCTTGATGCACGAGGTGCAGACGTTGAGGCGCTTCGGCGTCTTCCCGACGACCGCACGCACGCGCTGGATGTTGGGGTTCCAACGACGCGGGGTACGGCGGTGCGAGTGGGAGATGCTGTTGCCGAAGCCCGGCCCCTTGCCGCAGACGTCGCAGTTAGCAGCCACGGGTCACTCCAAAGACTTCAGATGCTCAGATGCATTCACGGTGGGAAAACCCGGGAGGGCCCCAGGCAACCGGAGCAGCATACAACGACCGCTCCCGTACAACGAAACTACCACGGTCGGGGCACCGCCCTTCCCCGCGCCGGAGGCTCGTCCCCCTGCCCGCGGCCGTGCCCGGCAGTACGCTCACCAGCAGCCCCGGTACCGGGCGCCGCCCACATCACCGCCACGTCGCCGGGAACCCCGGCCGAACACTCCGAGTCGAACGTCCGAACTCCCGATCACCGAAGTCCCGATCACCGAAGTCCCGATCACCGAAGTCCCGATCAGCCAGTCCCGTCCACCGAACTCC encodes:
- the rpmB gene encoding 50S ribosomal protein L28, translated to MAANCDVCGKGPGFGNSISHSHRRTPRRWNPNIQRVRAVVGKTPKRLNVCTSCIKAGKVTR
- the thiD gene encoding bifunctional hydroxymethylpyrimidine kinase/phosphomethylpyrimidine kinase, which produces MSAPGAPRPPRPAPPRVLTVAGSDSGGGAGIQADLKTMLALGVHGMSVLTAVTAQNSLGVHGAWELPAEAVRAQFRAVVDDIGVQAVKTGMLSSAATAATVADLLAGLDPRVPVVVDPVAVSKHGNALLLGEAVEVVRSRLLPRATVATPNLDEVALLTGVRVADEEGMRAAARAMLGHGSRWVLVKGGHLPGARHRAEAADLLSDGREEHWYRAPRYANPHTHGTGCTLASALASYLVLGHDVPAAVGLAKEYVRGAIEAGFPLGAGVGPVDHGWRERGRAH